Proteins from a genomic interval of Thamnophis elegans isolate rThaEle1 chromosome 2, rThaEle1.pri, whole genome shotgun sequence:
- the LOC116503332 gene encoding zinc finger protein 665-like isoform X2, translating to MMEPMKVDKMESPFTESSPSIGDTERIAVFLTQGPVSFGEVAIHFNNEEWLLLDLSQKDLYQEVMLETSRMVASLAFDVQKGNDRERNLVPLQIIKTEIPEETSSNKRGRKKHEKKYNSKEKSLECVGMDRFLTQRDSKENTGKCHSRKRFRSNPNVSNCKTEEGSNRNNLTSHKVIQAREKPCNSVDCEKSVGWRGNLTSHKKIHIREKLYKCLESGKSFKYRERLKSHKRIHSGAKPYKCLDCGKRFNVKSSLTSHNQIHTGERPFKCIQCGKSFRTSSYLMCHKRIHTGRKPFKCVDCGKRFRVKSSLTSHQRIHTGEKPFKCMECGKNFRCSSYLMCHKRIHSGEKPYKCVDCGKRFSMKNSLTSHKRIHTGEKPFKCIQCEKSFSTSSYLICHKRIHSGEKPYKCLDCGKTFRMKVHFTRHTLIHVGEKPFKCIECGKSFRQSGGLASHKLIHAGEKPFKCIECGKSFRQSGGLASHKLIHAGEKPFKCIECGKSFRQRDGLASHQRIHTGEKPYRCIECGKTYRNTNQLTSHKRMHSSENSYKGTECGKHFRTSNFLAAHKQVHTEEKPYKCLDCGKGFCESSGLASHKRVHTGEKPYKCMECGKSFSVKCTLTSHKRIHTGEKPYKCLDCGKGFSESSGLASHKRVHTGEKPYKCMECGKCFSARSALISHKRIHTGEKPYKCLDCGKGFSQSSTLASHKLVHTAEKPYKCMECGNSYKSSTYLNLHKRLHTGEKPYTCLECGKTFSVKSALTSHERIHTGEKPYKCLECGKSFSQSNQLILHNRIHTGEKPYKCTDCGKTFATSGNLTYHKRSHTGEKPYKCLECGKSFSDKRYLTSHNSIHTEQKSYACNECGKCLSTSRSLTYHIRSHSPKKLHPCTECGKSFRLKSHLTSHKRIHTGGK from the exons GGTCCTGTGTCCTTTGGAGAGGTGGCCATCCATTTCAacaatgaagaatggttgctgctTGATCTCAGCCAGAAAGACCTGTATCAAGAAGTCATGTTGGAAACATCTAGGATGGTGGCTTCTTTAG CATTTGATGTGCAGAAGGGAAATGACCGAGAGAGGAATTTAGTGCCATTGCAAATAATCAAAACTGAAATTCCTGAGGAGACCTCTTCAAATAAGCGGGGAAggaagaaacatgaaaaaaagTACAATTCGAAAGAAAAATCTCTTGAATGTGTGGGAATGGATCGCTTCCTGACCCAACGTGATTCCAAAGAAAATACGGGGAAATGTCACAGTAGAAAAAGATTCAGATCAAATCCCAATGTTAGTAACTGCAAAACTGAAGAAGGCTCTAACAGAAATAATCTTACTTCACATAAAGTGATCCAGGCAAGAGAGAAGCCCTGCAACAGTGTGGATTGTGAAAAAAGTGTTGGGTGGAGAGGTAATTTAACTTCTCATAAAAAGATCCACATCAGAGAAAAACTCTATAAGTGTCTAGAGAGTGGAAAGAGCTTCAAGTACAGAGAGCGTCTGAAATCCCACAAAAGGATCCATTCTGGGGCAAAACCTTATAAATGTTTGGATTGTGGAAAAAGGTTCAATGTAAAGAGTTCTCTTACTTCTCATAAccagatccacacaggggaaagacCCTTTAAATGCAtacagtgtggaaagagcttcagaactAGTAGTTATTTGATGTGCCAcaaaaggatccatacagggaGAAAACCTTTCAAATGTgtggattgtgggaaaaggttCCGTGTGAAGAGTTCCCTTACATCTCACCAAAGGATACATACTGGAGAAAAACCCTTTAAATGTATGGAATGTGGGAAAAACTTCAGATGTAGTAGTTACCTGATGtgccataaaaggatccattcaggggaaaaaccttataaatgtgtggattgtgggaaaaggttCAGTATGAAGAATTCTCTTACGTCCCATAAAAGGATACACACCGGAGAAAAACCCTTTAAATGCATACAGTGTGAGAAGAGCTTCAGCACTAGTAGTTACCTGATAtgccataaaaggatccattcaggggaaaaaccctataaatgttTAGACTGTGGAAAGACCTTCAGAATGAAAGTTCATTTTACTAGGCATACATTGATCCATgtgggagagaaaccctttaaatgcatAGAATGTGGGAAGAGCTTTAGGCAGAGTGGTGGTCTTGCCTCTCATAAATTGATCCATGCGGGAGAGAAACCTTTTAAATGCATAgagtgtgggaagagctttaGGCAGAGTGGTGGACTTGCCTCCCATAAATTGATCCATgcgggagagaaaccctttaaatgcatagagtgtggaaagagctttaggcAAAGAGATGGCCTTGCTTCTCATCAAAGgattcatacaggagagaaaccctatagGTGTatagagtgtggaaagacctacAGAAATACAAATCAACTGACATCTCACAAAAGGATGCATTCAAGTGAAAATTCTTATAAAGGCACAGAGTGTGGAAAACATTTCAGGACAAGCAATTTCCTTGCTGCTCATAAACAAGTCCATACAGAagagaaaccctataaatgtcTAGACTGTGGGAAGGGCTTCTGCGAAAGCAGTGGGCTTGCTTCCCATAAACgtgtccacacaggagaaaaaccctataaatgcatggagtgtggaaagagcttcagtgtaaAGTGTACTCTGACTTCTCATAaacggatccacacaggagaaaaaccctataaatgcctagactgtggaaagggcttcagtgAAAGCAGTGGCCTTGCTTCCCATAAACgtgtccacacaggagaaaaaccctataaatgcatggagtgtggaaagtgcTTCAGTGCAAGGAGTGCTCTTATTTCTCATAaacggatccacacaggagaaaaaccctataaatgtctagactgtggaaagggcttcagccaAAGCAGTACCCTTGCTTCCCATAAACTGGTCCACACAGcagaaaaaccctataaatgcatggaatgtggaaacaGCTATAAAAGCAGTACTTATCTGAACCTCCATAAACggctccacacaggagagaaaccctatacATGCctagagtgtggaaagaccttcagTGTAAAAAGTGCTCTTACTTCACatgaaaggatccacacaggagagaaaccctataaatgtttagaatgtgggaagagcttcagcCAAAGCAATCAACTTATTTTACATAACaggatccatacaggggaaaAACCTTATAAGTGCACAgactgtggaaagacctttgctacCAGTGGCAATCTGACTTACCATAAAAGgtcccacacaggagagaaaccctataaatgcctagaatgtggaaagagcttcagtgataAACGCTACCTTACTTCCCATAACAGTATCCACACAGAACAGAAATCATATGCATGCAATGAATGTGGGAAGTGTTTGAGTACAAGCAGGTCCCTTACTTACCACATTCGTAGCCACTCGCCGAAAAAATTGCACCCATGCACAgaatgtgggaaaagcttcagatTAAAAAGTCACCTTACTTCtcataagaggatccacacaggggggAAGTAG